In Anaerolineales bacterium, the following are encoded in one genomic region:
- a CDS encoding DUF2179 domain-containing protein — protein sequence MEFIVTPESLLVALGIFTARTINQTIDTLRFMMTIRGRKLIAWVLGFTETVIFVITLSAVFSNLNNILYIVAYSAGFATGNTFGIMLEERLAVGHQQVRIVSSKKGAAIAKALRKEGYGVTEISARGRSGAVRLLEVGAPRRNVKRIHQVAQDIDENAFISSEDIRPLWRGFWGRQRK from the coding sequence ATGGAATTTATCGTCACCCCCGAATCGCTGCTGGTCGCCCTGGGTATCTTCACCGCCCGCACCATCAATCAGACCATCGATACGCTGCGGTTCATGATGACCATCCGCGGCCGCAAGCTGATCGCCTGGGTGCTGGGCTTCACCGAAACGGTCATCTTCGTCATCACTTTGAGCGCGGTGTTCAGCAACCTCAACAACATCCTCTACATCGTGGCCTATTCGGCTGGTTTCGCCACGGGCAACACCTTCGGCATCATGCTGGAGGAGCGCCTGGCGGTGGGGCACCAGCAAGTGCGTATTGTCAGCAGCAAGAAGGGCGCCGCGATCGCCAAAGCGCTGCGCAAGGAAGGCTACGGCGTCACCGAAATTTCCGCCCGCGGCCGCAGCGGGGCAGTGCGCCTGCTGGAAGTCGGTGCCCCGCGGCGCAATGTCAAGCGCATCCACCAGGTGGCGCAGGACATTGATGAGAACGCCTTCATCAGCAGCGAGGACATTCGCCCGCTGTGGCGCGGCTTTTGGGGGCGGCAGAGGAAGTAG
- a CDS encoding aminopeptidase has translation MSDPRLINFARILVDYSTKIAAGDRVFIEATTEALPAIREVYKLVVERGGHPYIQMEFPEQQELFFEHIPEAEAAHKNQLMAYAYDNFEARIRLWSETRLDALQNVDPKKQAAHSAANTSILRAQMERGAREEFKWVTTLFPTQAYADQASMSLAEYQDFYYKAVHAVAGDPVAHWLGVKADQQRYIDAIQGHDKVQLRGPNVDLTLSIKGRTFRNSHGIHNMPDGEIFTGPVEDSLNGWVRYTYPALYEGHVVEGAELHFENGKVVKATARSEQDFLRAQLNVDPGASYVGEFAIGLNTDIDRFTGHILLDEKIGGSFHMALGAGYPETGSQNKSAVHWDMICDLREDSEILVDGELVYKDGAFTI, from the coding sequence ATGAGCGATCCACGCCTGATCAACTTTGCCCGTATCCTGGTGGACTACTCCACCAAAATCGCAGCGGGTGACCGCGTGTTCATTGAGGCCACCACCGAAGCGCTACCCGCCATCCGCGAGGTCTACAAGCTCGTCGTGGAGCGCGGCGGTCACCCGTATATCCAGATGGAGTTTCCTGAGCAACAGGAGCTTTTCTTCGAGCATATTCCCGAGGCCGAAGCCGCGCACAAGAACCAGCTTATGGCATACGCCTACGACAACTTCGAGGCGCGCATTCGCCTGTGGTCTGAAACCAGGTTGGACGCCCTGCAAAACGTCGACCCCAAGAAACAGGCCGCGCACTCGGCCGCCAATACGTCCATCCTGCGGGCGCAGATGGAGCGCGGCGCCCGGGAGGAATTCAAGTGGGTCACGACCCTCTTTCCCACCCAGGCCTACGCCGACCAGGCCAGCATGAGCCTGGCCGAATACCAGGATTTCTATTACAAAGCCGTGCACGCCGTGGCCGGCGACCCGGTGGCGCACTGGCTGGGCGTCAAGGCCGACCAGCAGCGCTATATCGACGCCATCCAAGGCCATGACAAAGTGCAGCTGCGCGGCCCGAATGTGGACCTGACCCTCTCTATTAAAGGCCGCACTTTCCGCAACTCGCACGGCATCCACAACATGCCTGATGGCGAAATTTTCACCGGCCCGGTGGAAGACTCGCTCAACGGGTGGGTGCGTTACACCTATCCGGCGCTCTACGAAGGCCATGTGGTCGAAGGCGCCGAACTGCACTTCGAGAACGGCAAGGTGGTGAAGGCTACTGCCCGCAGCGAGCAAGACTTCCTGCGCGCCCAACTCAACGTGGACCCCGGCGCCAGCTATGTGGGCGAATTCGCCATTGGCCTCAACACCGACATCGACCGTTTCACCGGCCACATCCTGCTGGATGAGAAGATCGGCGGTTCATTCCATATGGCGCTGGGGGCCGGCTACCCGGAAACCGGCAGCCAGAACAAAAGCGCCGTGCACTGGGACATGATTTGCGATTTGCGTGAAGATTCGGAAATTCTTGTGGACGGGGAACTGGTCTATAAGGATGGCGCGTTTACGATCTAG